The Hyperolius riggenbachi isolate aHypRig1 chromosome 3, aHypRig1.pri, whole genome shotgun sequence genome window below encodes:
- the LOC137561177 gene encoding fibrous sheath CABYR-binding protein-like: protein MSEFPIRTVDHSATSLQIVEDREISDSDSDFENGGYLDSLGRDELYLATRLASALYIRDILAEPSPEIGLAIVQTRLTRDHGPMPSYEEMQNPTTDNLWGIIHAVAADIIFGMEMHPVPPLTDEEEVAWRKVVKRIRGNYTEDPIFVQPPPPAAEDVQPPAAEEIQPPAAEEIQPPAAEEIQPPAAEDQPPTPGPEGSPPEDPPAEASPPAPRRTLRARLSRAWRRVRGFLTCSATRTA from the exons TGAAGACCGTGAGATTTCTGACAGTGACTCTGATTTTGAAAATGGCGGATACCTTGACT CCCTCGGAAGAGACGAACT CTACCTTGCTACTCGTCTCGCTTCTGCCCTCTACATCAGGGACATCCTAGCTGAACCAAGTCCTGA GATTGGCCTGGCCATCGTACAGACCCGCCTGACCAGAGACCATGGACCGATGCC GTCTTACGAAGAAATGCAAAACCCAACAACGGACAACCTGTGGGG GATCATCCATGCCGTGGCTGCCGACATTATATTCGGCATGGAGATGCACCCGGTGCCCCCACTTAC GGATGAGGAGGAAGTTGCCTGGAGGAAAGTGGTGAAGAG GATCCGGGGCAACTACACCGAGGATCCAAT CTTTGTCCAGCCACCACCGCCAGCTGCAGAGGACGTCCAGCCACCAGCTGCCGAGGAGATCCAGCCACCAGCTGCAGAGGAGATCCAGCCACCAGCTGCCGAGGAGATCCAGCCACCAGCTGCAGAGGACCA GCCACCCACTCCAGGACCAGAGGGATCACCACCGGAGGACCCACCGGCAGAGGCATCACCACCAGCTCCTCGGAGGACTCTGAGAGCAAG ACTCAGCAGGGCTTGGAGACGGGTGAGAGGCTTCCTGACCTGCAGTGCCACCAGGACGGCCTAG